One genomic segment of Syngnathus typhle isolate RoL2023-S1 ecotype Sweden linkage group LG8, RoL_Styp_1.0, whole genome shotgun sequence includes these proteins:
- the LOC133158596 gene encoding transmembrane protein 121: protein MVPPPPTNKPHVCLSTILIMSSMALIDAYLVEQNQGPRKIGICIMVMVGDICFLIVLRYVAVWVGAEVRTAKRGYAMILWFLYIFVLEIKVYFVYQNYKADRKSLDALARKALTLLLSICIPVLFVVLVAIDHMEYVRAFKKREEIRNRLFWVVVDLLDILDIQANLWEPQKKGLPLWAEGLMFFYCYILLLVLPCVSLSEISMQGINIVPHKMLLYPILSLVTINFITLFIRGGNMILYRDARVSGILIGKNILAIIIKTCSFVQYRRQLQSAPPAFGVELQKNSLAHARPSPTPPQAVIQDQTPLPEVTTCEHT from the coding sequence ATGGTACCACCACCTCCCACCAACAAGCCACACGTGTGCCTGTCCACCATCCTCATCATGAGCAGCATGGCGCTGATTGACGCCTACCTGGTGGAGCAGAACCAGGGCCCACGCAAGATTGGCATCTGCATCATGGTGATGGTGGGAGACATCTGCTTTCTGATTGTCCTGCGCTACGTGGCCGTGTGGGTGGGGGCTGAGGTGCGCACGGCCAAGAGGGGGTACGCCATGATCCTCTGGTTCCTCTACATCTTTGTGCTGGAGATCAAGGTCTACTTTGTGTATCAGAACTATAAGGCCGATAGGAAGAGCCTCGACGCTCTTGCCAGGAAGGCACTAACACTGCTGCTCTCCATCTGCATTCCAGTGCTCTTTGTGGTGCTGGTGGCTATTGACCACATGGAGTATGTGCGTGCCTTCAAGAAACGAGAGGAGATCCGCAATCGTCTCTTCTGGGTGGTGGTGGACTTGCTTGATATTCTGGACATTCAGGCCAACCTGTGGGAGCCCCAGAAGAAGGGCCTCCCTCTGTGGGCGGAGGGCTTAATGTTTTTTTACTGCTACATCCTCCTCCTTGTCCTACCCTGTGTGTCTTTGAGTGAGATCAGCATGCAAGGTATCAACATTGTGCCCCATAAAATGCTTCTTTACCCAATCCTCAGCCTGGTGACTATAAACTTCATCACGCTCTTTATTCGTGGTGGCAACATGATTTTGTACAGGGATGCACGGGTGTCGGGGATCTTAATAGGAAAGAACATACTGGCTATTATCATAAAGACCTGCAGCTTTGTCCAGTACAggagacagttgcagagtgccCCTCCTGCTTTTGGGGTTGAGCTGCAGAAAAACTCACTGGCCCATGCCCGCCcttcccccacccctccccaagCAGTTATCCAGGACCAGACACCCCTGCCCGAGGTGACAACATGCGAGCACACGTGA